Proteins encoded by one window of Microplitis mediator isolate UGA2020A chromosome 1, iyMicMedi2.1, whole genome shotgun sequence:
- the LOC130674247 gene encoding protein transport protein Sec24C, which yields MNQQYMQQPHYGQPRPGYDGLNSNVPNMKPGPPGPGYPGQKVPPGNQGNTFYNYQGDNPGANGPPPAQGTAGLTNQMSNMSIAPNYQGNNINGFTSDHGDKPGSAGAPSLPQNANFNRYPGDTQGPVSMGQRPASNSSAMHPPEPSGTQQSQPPMNFMPRPPGYPPGAPGQQNSFGPQASNLSAHQPGARGPPPVGSGPLPPPGSFGLHGQSGPGQLPPTGSTGQPSSGQLPPGTGQLPPTQHGTGQLPPAQHGPGQLPPAQHGPGQLPPPGLHGQSGPGQLPPTGPPGSIGQPSSGQLPPGQPGPYQQNINYQRGPPLPGQPAPFPPNQSPVRQPYPPYQQPPNYPQAQPQLGQPQPGQPQPQYPFQPQDPYNRSYHPQQGVNMPGAQPYQPGAQPAQAKRLDPESMPSPIQVMQDDQKTRGGTFITNQKGLVPPFVTTKFVVQDQGNASPRFIRSTIYTVPTTTDMMKQTGVPFGLILSPMAKISEGEQEPPIIDMGEVGPIRCNRCKAYMSPFMQFIDAGRRFQCSFCKATTDVPQEYFQHLDHTGQRMDRFERPELMLGTYEYLATKDYCRNNIFPSPPAMIFVIDVSYNNIKSGMVALLCRSMKEIIANLPRDTYSERTNMRVGFITYSTSVHFYNVSACLTQPQMMVVGDVQDVFMPLLDGFLVDPEESAAVIDSLMQQIPAMFAETRETETILAPAIQAGLEACKAYNCAGKLLVFHSSLPNAEAPGKLKNRDDRKLLGTDKEKTVLAPQNSVYNNLGQDCVGAGCSVDLFVFNNSYIDLATVGQVCRLTGGEIFKYTYFQADTDGERLVQDIINDITRPIAFDAVMRVRTSTGVRPTDFYGHFFMSNTTDMELAAIDCNKAIAVEVKHDDKLTEEEGVYVQVALLYTSVGGVRRLRIINLSLRTSSQMTELYRTCDPDAIVNFFAKQSVVKIIENSPKAVKDQLVARCAMILAAYRKHCASPFSASQLVLPECMKLLPLYVNCLLKSDALSGGSDMTIDDRSFVMQAVVTMPLYTSVIYFYPRLLPLHDVDTQATELPQQLRCSFDKFTDDGAFLLENGIHMFMWFGLSLSTEWIQAVFGTPVVDTDRSSIPVLDNPLNKRVRDIVNRVRMERYHCMRLTFVRQRDKLEMVLRHFLVEDRNSDSSPSYVDFLCHMHKEIKTLLNQ from the exons ATGAATCAGCAATACATGCAGCAGCCACATTATGGTCAACCTAGACCAGGTTACGATGGATTGAATTCAAATGTCCCAAATATGAAACCAGGTCCACCTGGACCAGGTTACCCTGGGCAGAAAGTGCCTCCTGGTAATCAAGGCAacactttttataattaccaGGGTGATAACCCAGGAGCTAATGGGCCACCACCAGCTCAAGGAACCGCGGGCTTGACGAATCAGATGTCCAACATGAGTATCGCGCCT aACTACCAGGGCAATAACATCAATGGATTTACCAGCGATCATGGTGACAAGCCTGGATCAGCAGGAGCCCCAAGTCTTCCGCAGAACGCAAATTTTAACCGATATCCAGGAGACACACAGGGACCGGTAAGTATGGGCCAAAGACCGGCATCTAATTCGAGTGCTATGCACCCACCGGAACCTTCAGGAACTCAGCAGTCACAGCCGCCGATGAATTTTATGCCTCGACCTCCGGGATATCCACCAGGAGCGCCAGGCCAACAAAATTCATTCGGACCGCAAGCAAGTAATTTATCAGCACATCAACCAGGAGCACGTGGACCACCTCCAGTTGGTTCTGGTCCTTTACCACCACCTGGATCATTTGGATTACATGGACAGTCAGGTCCTGGTCAATTACCACCAACTGGATCAACTGGACAACCTAGTTCTGGACAACTACCACCTGGTACTGGTCAATTACCACCAACACAACATGGTACTGGTCAATTACCACCAGCACAACATGGTCCTGGTCAATTACCACCAGCACAACATGGCCCTGGTCAATTACCACCACCTGGATTACATGGACAGTCAGGTCCTGGTCAATTACCACCAACTGGACCACCTGGATCAATTGGACAACCTAGTTCTGGACAATTACCACCAGGACAACCTGGACCTTACCAACAAAACATAAATTACCAACGCGGACCACCACTGCCAGGTCAACCAGCTCCTTTCCCACCCAACCAATCCCCCGTTCGTCAGCCTTACCCTCCTTACCAACAACCTCCCAACTATCCTCAAGCTCAACCTCAACTAGGTCAACCTCAACCAGGTCAACCTCAGCCTCAATACCCCTTCCAACCTCAAGATCCCTACAACCGTTCCTACCATCCCCAGCAGGGTGTCAACATGCCCGGTGCCCAACCCTACCAACCCGGAGCTCAGCCCGCTCAAGCCAAGCGCCTAGACCCCGAGTCAATGCCCAGCCCCATCCAAGTGATGCAAGACGACCAGAAAACCCGCGGTGGGACTTTCATAACCAACCAGAAAGGTCTAGTTCCTCCCTTCGTCACCACGAAATTCGTCGTCCAGGACCAGGGGAACGCCTCGCCCCGGTTCATTCGCTCCACAATCTACACCGTGCCCACAACCACCGACATGATGAAGCAAACCGGAGTCCCCTTCGGCCTCATCCTCAGCCCCATGGCCAAGATATCCGAGGGCGAGCAGGAGCCGCCCATAATCGACATGGGGGAAGTCGGTCCCATCAGGTGCAACCGCTGCAAAGCCTACATGAGTCCCTTCATGCAGTTCATCGACGCCGGGCGACGTTTCCAGTGCAGCTTCTGCAAAGCGACCACCGACGTACCCCAAGAATACTTCCAACATCTAGACCACACCGGCCAGCGCATGGACCGTTTCGAACGCCCGGAGCTGATGCTCGGTACCTACGAGTACCTCGCGACGAAAGACTACTGCCGCAACAACATCTTCCCCTCTCCCCCGGCGATGATCTTCGTCATCGACGTCTCCTACAACAACATCAAGTCCGGAATGGTCGCTCTGCTTTGCCGATCCATGAAAGAGATAATCGCTAACTTACCCCGCGATACCTACAGCGAGCGCACCAACATGCGCGTGGGTTTCATAACCTATTCAACTTCCGTTCACTTCTACAACGTCAGCGCCTGCCTGACCCAGCCCCAGATGATGGTCGTCGGTGACGTCCAAGACGTCTTCATGCCCCTCCTCGACGGGTTCCTCGTAGACCCCGAGGAATCTGCGGCAGTTATCGACAGTCTGATGCAGCAGATTCCTGCCATGTTCGCTGAGACCCGGGAAACTGAGACCATTCTCGCGCCCGCGATCCAGGCGGGTCTGGAAGCTTGCAAGGCCTACAATTGTGCCGGGAAGCTCCTGGTCTTTCATTCCTCTCTGCCCAATGCCGAGGCCCCGGGTAAGCTCAAGAACCGGGACGACCGGAAGCTCCTGGGGACCGACAAAGAGAAGACAGTTCTGGCGCCACAGAACAGCGTCTACAATAACCTGGGTCAGGATTGCGTCGGCGCCGGTTGCAGTGTCGATCTGTTCGTCTTCAACAATTCCTACATCGACTTAGCGACCGTCGGTCAAGTCTGCCGACTTACCGGCggagaaattttcaaatatactTATTTCCAAGCAGACACTGACGGGGAACGATTGGTCCAGGACATCATCAATGACATCACCCGCCCGATAGCATTCGACGCGGTGATGAGAGTCAGGACCTCGACTGGAGTCCGTCCTACTGATTTCTACGGTCACTTTTTCATGTCCAACACAACGGACATGGAACTGGCGGCGATTGACTGCAACAAAGCGATCGCTGTTGAGGTTAAGCACGACGACAAGCTCACGGAAGAGGAAGGGGTCTACGTTCAGGTGGCGCTGCTGTACACTTCCGTTGGTGGGGTCAGGAGATTGAGAATCATCAATCTGAGTTTGAGGACTTCGTCGCAGATGACTGAACTGTACAGAACCTGTGATCCTGATGCGATTGTCAACTTCTTTGCTAAGCAGAGCGTGGTCAAGATCATTGAGAACTCGCCGAAGGCCGTCAAGGACCAGTTGGTTGCCAGGTGCGCGATGATTCTCGCGGCTTATAGGAAACACTGCGCGAGTCCTTTCAGCGCAAGTCAGCTAGTTTTGCCGGAATGCATGAAGTTGCTGCCGCTTTATGTCAATTGTCTGCTGAAGAGCGACGCGCTTTCGGGAG GTTCTGATATGACTATTGATGACAGGTCATTTGTTATGCAAGCTGTGGTCACGATGCCGCTCTATACTTCTGTAATATATTTCTATCCGCGTTTACTGCCGCTCCATGATGTTGATACCCAGGCTACGGAACTCCCACAGCAGCTGAGGTGctcttttgataaatttactgaTGATGGAGCCTTTTTATTAG aaaatggAATACATATGTTTATGTGGTTTGGTTTGTCTTTATCAACGGAATGGATACAAGCTGTTTTTGGTACTCCGGTGGTCGATACAGACCGCAGTTCTATACCGGTTCTAGATAATCCATTAAATAAACGCGTTAGAGATATTGTCAATCGGGTTCGGATGGAGAGATATCACTGTATGAGG ttaaCATTCGTCAGACAGCGAGACAAATTAGAAATGGTATTACGTCACTTCTTGGTTGAAGATCGTAACAGTGACAGCAGCCCCAGTTACGTCGATTTTCTTTGTCATATGcacaaagaaataaaaactctactaaatcaataa
- the LOC130674258 gene encoding mediator of RNA polymerase II transcription subunit 25-like has protein sequence MVVNATEHGIQADVIFVIEGTAANGAYFNDLKTNYLIPTLEYFNQGNIEDREYVTENSTTRYGIVIYHAADCLPRPCTDTFGPYSNPHKLLQRLDNLEMVGGRGESHANIAEGLATALVGFENLQLEREPSTASQKHCILVCNSPPYQISVQETAKFLGCTIESLPPLFQKRNINLSLVSPRKIPEFFKLLELAMGDPQSSQIKNYAKDPRNLVLLHNLNLKERAENPTNVTPVHTAAANTVQIPSSPVPVHDSPNTNQPNANIPQHPAPQNPAFRNATPINLGFNHGATVQSNSQGAALIAQLAQPPTALTSINVPFNQRMEANGMQPSAPAPQAPQQNQQAQLTPQQQQQIRSMYLQQQQQQQLQQQTMQIAPIAAVSSTGTSGPTSVQQKVTQTTAAAPQHQPVAAGAGQVTTRERPPIWQGVLEWPEMAKNPTDAQKQTRQVLCRVTANPKDSEPELKADSWPGKLTMHLMPKQLFGSIGGGYLKNSKSVLFHPTPCEALESLTKIMSLGFAGCVYITSASALPACEFKVLILLYYAEKRTYRGFIPNDQAAFVDRIRKAIQHQKSSPAASRGQILPPSAGGPSGSSTATSVPPQTTAAAPQHQPVTAGAGQVTTRDRPPIWQGELEWHEKAKNPTDTQKQTRQVLCRVTANPKDSEPELKADSWPRKLTMHLMHKQLINSIGGDYFKNSRKVVFHPTPCEALESLTEIMSAGFAGCVHFTSAAASSVCEIIVLILIYYAEKRAYIGLIPNDQAAFADRIRKVIQQKSSQAASRGQIFPPTAGGPSGPSTATSIPPQMPPAGGIVSQGGIMMSQTNTMTMGGGQITQVPTQQQGLANQQPNQGQMNLQGAMAQQGVENSGAGMISGHQQQQRQMYENNSKAARQQNLMKIHQLKQTLEAAQQQEAQYKSQYGVNIQQNLEVAQQPEMQFEQQIEAQQQAQRGLNPNAGMAGQQPNAQRMMRPAITSNLQLRHLLQQQHNPQQVLGMQQQMVGPRGQINVRPINNNNQPNQQFDDVSNYDFNR, from the exons atggtcGTAAATGCAACAGAACATGGGATTCAAGCGGACGTTATTTTTGTGATAGAAGGGACCGCAGCCAATGGCGCATATTTTAATGACTTGaagacaaattatttaataccgACATTGGAGTACTTCAACCAGGGTAACATTGAAGATCGGGAATACGTTACGGAAAATAGCACGACGCGGTATGGAATCGTTATCTATCATGCTGCTGATTGTTTACCGAGACCGTGCACTGACACATTTGGCCCGTACTCGAATCCCCATAAATTATTGCAACGACTAGATAATTTAga AATGGTCGGCGGCCGCGGAGAATCTCACGCAAATATAGCAGAAGGTCTCGCAACAGCTCTGGTGGGCTTCGAAAATCTCCAATTGGAACGAGAGCCCAGCACCGCATCTCAGAAGCACTGCATCCTCGTCTGCAACTCGCCACCTTATCAGATCTCCGTCCAAGAAACCGCCAAATTCCTTGGCTGCACAATCGAATCCCTCCCGCCGCTCTTCCAAAAACGCAACATCAACCTCTCGTTAGTCTCTCCCCGAAAAATACCCGAGTTCTTCAAACTACTCGAGCTCGCCATGGGTGATCCCCAAAGCTCGCAGATAAAGAACTACGCCAAAGACCCTCGCAATCTCGTACTCCTCCACAACCTCAACCTGAAAGAGCGAGCCGAGAACCCAACAAACGTAACTCCAGTCCATACGGCAGCTGCAAACACAGTCCAGATTCCCTCGAGTCCAGTTCCAGTCCACGACAGTCCCAACACAAATCAACCCAACGCAAACATCCCCCAGCATCCAGCACCACAGAACCCTGCGTTCAGAAACGCGACTCCGATAAACCTCGGGTTCAATCATGGGGCCACTGTCCAGTCTAACAGTCAAGGCGCTGCCTTGATTGCCCAGTTGGCGCAGCCACCGACAGCCCTGACGAGTATCAATGTTCCCTTCAACCAACGTATGGAAGCCAATGGAATGCAACCCAGTGCCCCGGCACCTCAGGCTCCTCAGCAGAACCAGCAGGCCCAGCTTACCCcccagcaacaacaacaaattcGCAGCATGTATCtgcagcagcaacagcagcaacagTTACAGCAGCAGACGATGCAAATCGCACCGATAGCTGCTGTCAGTTCCACTGGAACTTCTGGACCAACTTCAGTTCAGCAGAAGGTTACGCAGACTACTGCAGCAGCGCCTCAGCATCAGCCTGTGGCGGCTGGTGCTGGACAGGTCACGACCAGAGAGCGGCCTCCTATTTGGCAGGGAGTACTCGAGTGGCCGGAAATGGCCAAGAATCCAACGGACGCCCAGAAGCAGACCCGTCAGGTTCTGTGTCGAGTGACTGCTAATCCTAAGGACAGCGAGCCGGAGTTGAAAGCTGATTCCTGGCCGGGTAAATTGACAATGCATCTGATGCCCAAGCAGCTGTTTGGTAGCATAGGCGGCGgttatttgaaaaactcaAAGAGCGTTTTGTTTCATCCGACACCTTGTGAAGCTTTGGAATCTTTGACTAAAATAATGAGCTTAGGATTCGCGGGTTGCGTTTATATTACATCTGCTTCGGCTCTACCGGCGTGTGAATTTAAAGTTCTGATTTTACTTTACTATGCTGAGAAACGAACATATAGAGGATTTATTCCTAATGATCAGGCGGCATTTGTTGATAGGATTAGAAAAGCCATTCAGCATCAAAAGTCATCTCCAGCTGCCTCTAGAGGGCAGATTCTCCCGCCATCTGCTGGAGGTCCAAGTGGATCTTCGACTGCTACGAGTGTTCCGCCGCAGACCACCGCAGCGGCGCCTCAGCATCAACCGGTGACGGCTGGTGCTGGACAGGTCACGACTAGAGATCGGCCTCCTATTTGGCAGGGAGAACTCGAGTGGCATGAAAAGGCCAAGAATCCAACGGACACCCAGAAGCAGACCCGTCAGGTTCTGTGTCGAGTGACTGCTAATCCTAAGGACAGCGAGCCGGAGTTGAAAGCTGATTCCTGGCCGCGTAAGTTGACAATGCATCTGATGCACAAGCAGCTGATTAATAGCATAGGCggcgattattttaaaaactcaagGAAGGTTGTGTTCCATCCAACACCTTGTGAGGCTTTGGAATCTTTGACTGAAATTATGAGCGCAGGATTCGCAGGTTGCGTTCATTTTACATCTGCGGCGGCTTCGTCAGTGTGTGAAATTATAGTtctgattttaatttactatgCTGAGAAACGAGCATATATAGGATTGATTCCTAATGATCAGGCGGCATTTGCTGATAGGATCAGAAAAGTCATTCAGCAAAAGTCATCTCAAGCTGCCTCTAGAGGGCAGATTTTTCCGCCAACTGCTGGAGGTCCAAGTGGACCTTCGACTGCTACGAGTATTCCGCCGCAGATGCCGCCCGCGGGAGGTATCGTTTCTCAGGGAGGAATCATGATGTCGCAGACCAATACCATGACTATGGGAGGTGGCCAGATCACCCAAGTTCCTACTCAGCAACAGGGACTGGCCAACCAGCAGCCTAATCAGGGTCAGATGAACTTGCAGGGCGCGATGGCTCAGCAGGGGGTTGAGAATTCAGGCGCGGGTATGATCAGTGGACATCAGCAGCAGCAGAGACaaatgtatgaaaataattctaaaGCTGCCAGGCAGCAGAATTTGATGAAGATTCATCAGCTGAAACAGACTCTGGAGGCTGCTCAACAACAGGAAGCTCAATACAAATCTCAGTATGGAGTTAat attcaacaaaatttagagGTCGCGCAACAGCCAGAAATGCAATTTGAGCAGCAAATTGag GCTCAACAACAAGCACAGAGAGGATTAAACCCAAATGCTGGTATGGCTGGACAGCAACCGAATGCTCAAAGAATGATGAGACCAGCGATAACTAGTAATTTACAGCTGCGACATTT